The Cellulomonas sp. S1-8 genome has a window encoding:
- a CDS encoding acetolactate synthase large subunit, giving the protein MVQGPHPAPPRTPVRPVRPAAETLPRPTEPSVDASRRLGPEDVTGAQSIVRSLEEAGVEVVFGIPGGAILPTYDPLMDSQRVRHILVRHEQGGGHAAAGYAYSSGKVGVTMATSGPGATNLVTALADANMDSVPMVAITGQVAAAMIGTDAFQEADIVGITLPVTKHNYLVTDPDDIPRTIAEAFHIASTGRPGPVLVDIAKSAMQARTTFSWPQDIGLPGYHPVTKPHAKQIREAARLLATARRPVLYVGGGVVRSGASDLLRRLTDASGAPVVTTLMARGALPDSHPQNLGMPGMHGTVAAVAALQKADLVVALGARFDDRVTGLLASFAPHAAVVHADIDPAEIGKNKRADVPIVGDLREVIGDLLPELEREHGQHGKPDLEAWWRQLDEWRSTFPLGFDEPSDGHLAPQHVISRIGDISGPESIFVAGVGQHQMWAAQFITYERPGAWVNSGGLGTMGFAVPAAMGAKVGDPDRTVWAIDGDGCFQMTNQELATCTINEIPIKVAVINNSSLGMVRQWQTLFYESRYSNTDLHTGHGTARVPDFVKLADAYGAVGLRCETKADVDATIKRAMEIDDRPVVVDFTVSRDAMVWPMVAAGVSNDAIQYARGISPAWDRED; this is encoded by the coding sequence ATGGTCCAGGGTCCCCACCCCGCACCCCCGCGCACCCCGGTGCGCCCCGTGCGCCCGGCCGCAGAGACGCTGCCCCGCCCCACCGAGCCGTCCGTCGACGCGTCGCGCCGGCTCGGCCCGGAGGACGTCACGGGCGCGCAGTCGATCGTCCGCTCCCTCGAGGAGGCGGGTGTCGAGGTCGTCTTCGGCATCCCCGGTGGTGCGATCCTGCCGACGTACGACCCGCTGATGGACTCCCAGCGCGTCCGGCACATCCTCGTGCGCCACGAGCAGGGCGGCGGGCACGCGGCCGCGGGCTACGCGTACTCCTCGGGCAAGGTCGGCGTGACGATGGCGACGTCCGGCCCCGGCGCGACCAACCTCGTGACCGCGCTCGCGGACGCCAACATGGACTCCGTGCCGATGGTCGCCATCACGGGCCAGGTCGCCGCGGCGATGATCGGCACGGACGCCTTCCAGGAGGCGGACATCGTCGGCATCACCCTGCCGGTCACCAAGCACAACTACCTGGTGACCGACCCGGACGACATCCCGCGCACGATCGCCGAGGCCTTCCACATCGCGTCGACCGGGCGTCCCGGTCCCGTGCTCGTCGACATCGCGAAGTCCGCCATGCAGGCGCGCACCACGTTCTCGTGGCCGCAGGACATCGGCCTGCCCGGCTACCACCCGGTCACCAAGCCGCACGCCAAGCAGATCCGCGAGGCGGCGCGCCTGCTCGCGACGGCGCGCCGGCCCGTGCTGTACGTGGGCGGCGGCGTGGTCCGCTCCGGTGCGTCGGACCTGCTGCGCCGGCTGACCGACGCGTCCGGCGCCCCCGTCGTGACGACGCTCATGGCGCGCGGCGCGCTGCCCGACTCCCACCCGCAGAACCTCGGCATGCCTGGCATGCACGGCACCGTCGCCGCGGTCGCCGCGTTGCAGAAGGCGGACCTGGTCGTCGCCCTGGGCGCGCGGTTCGACGACCGGGTGACGGGCCTGCTCGCGTCCTTCGCACCGCACGCGGCCGTGGTGCACGCCGACATCGACCCGGCCGAGATCGGCAAGAACAAGCGTGCCGACGTCCCGATCGTGGGGGACCTGCGCGAGGTCATCGGCGACCTGCTGCCCGAGCTCGAGCGCGAGCACGGCCAGCACGGCAAGCCCGACCTCGAGGCGTGGTGGCGGCAGCTCGACGAGTGGCGCTCGACGTTCCCCCTCGGGTTCGACGAGCCGTCGGACGGCCACCTCGCGCCGCAGCACGTCATCTCCCGCATCGGCGACATCTCCGGACCGGAGTCGATCTTCGTGGCGGGCGTGGGCCAGCACCAGATGTGGGCCGCGCAGTTCATCACGTACGAGCGTCCGGGCGCGTGGGTGAACTCCGGCGGCCTGGGCACGATGGGCTTCGCGGTGCCCGCGGCGATGGGCGCGAAGGTCGGCGACCCCGACCGCACCGTGTGGGCCATCGACGGCGACGGCTGCTTCCAGATGACCAACCAGGAGCTCGCCACCTGCACGATCAACGAGATCCCCATCAAGGTCGCGGTGATCAACAACAGCTCGCTCGGCATGGTCCGCCAGTGGCAGACCCTGTTCTACGAGTCGCGCTACTCCAACACCGACCTGCACACGGGTCACGGCACGGCGCGCGTCCCGGACTTCGTCAAGCTGGCCGACGCGTACGGCGCGGTGGGCCTGCGGTGCGAGACCAAGGCGGACGTCGACGCGACCATCAAGCGCGCGATGGAGATCGACGACCGGCCCGTGGTGGTCGACTTCACGGTGTCGCGCGACGCGATGGTGTGGCCGATGGTGGCCGCCGGCGTCAGCAACGACGCCATCCAGTACGCGCGCGGCATCAGCCCCGCGTGGGACCGCGAGGACTGA
- a CDS encoding type III polyketide synthase: MSRLIAVAPAFPGPPRDQRAISEIIAPLVTGDDGRAGQLMRRLHRNSGVTTRHLALAPEDYADVRDFGQANDLYLSIGTDLAERAARDALARAGVAAPEVDFVLFTSVTGIGAPSVDAALVGRLGLRSDVKRLPSFGLGCSGGAAGLARVHDYLTGHPHDTALLVCLELCSLTLQHGDTDPASLVASGLFGDGAAVAVLVGDAHPAASTGTGPQVVGARSRLYPGTAGDLGWHVGASGFRIVLSAELPDVVRAELRCDVDGLLAAHGLKTGDVSRWVVHAGGPRILDAVAASLDLPDGALDASRESLSAVGNLSSASVLDVLDRTQRAGVPAGSPGVLLAFGPGVSAELVLLHWPAAG; this comes from the coding sequence ATGTCGCGCCTGATCGCCGTCGCCCCCGCCTTCCCGGGGCCGCCGCGCGACCAGCGGGCCATCAGCGAGATCATCGCGCCGCTCGTCACGGGCGACGACGGCCGGGCGGGACAGCTGATGCGACGCCTGCACCGCAACAGCGGCGTGACCACGCGGCACCTCGCGCTCGCACCCGAGGACTACGCCGACGTCCGGGACTTCGGCCAGGCGAACGACCTCTACCTCTCGATCGGCACCGACCTCGCGGAACGCGCGGCACGGGACGCGCTCGCCCGCGCCGGCGTCGCCGCACCGGAGGTCGACTTCGTGCTGTTCACCTCGGTGACGGGCATCGGGGCGCCGTCGGTCGACGCCGCCCTCGTCGGGCGCCTGGGGCTGCGCAGCGACGTCAAGCGCCTGCCGTCGTTCGGCCTGGGGTGCAGCGGCGGCGCGGCCGGCCTCGCCCGGGTGCACGACTACCTCACCGGGCACCCCCACGACACCGCGCTGCTCGTCTGCCTGGAGCTGTGCTCGCTCACGCTGCAGCACGGCGACACCGACCCGGCGTCCCTGGTGGCGAGCGGCCTGTTCGGGGACGGGGCCGCCGTCGCCGTCCTCGTCGGGGACGCGCACCCGGCGGCGAGCACCGGGACCGGACCGCAGGTGGTGGGGGCACGCAGCCGGCTGTACCCCGGGACCGCGGGCGACCTCGGCTGGCACGTCGGGGCGTCGGGCTTCCGCATCGTCCTGTCCGCCGAGCTGCCCGACGTCGTCCGTGCCGAGCTCCGCTGCGACGTCGACGGGCTCCTGGCGGCGCACGGCCTCAAGACCGGCGACGTGAGCCGGTGGGTCGTGCACGCCGGAGGCCCCCGGATCCTCGACGCCGTCGCGGCGTCGCTCGACCTGCCGGACGGTGCCCTCGACGCGAGCCGGGAGTCGTTGTCCGCCGTGGGGAACCTGTCGTCGGCGTCCGTGCTCGACGTGCTCGACCGCACGCAGCGTGCCGGGGTGCCCGCGGGCTCACCGGGGGTGCTGCTCGCCTTTGGGCCCGGGGTCAGTGCCGAACTGGTGCTCCTGCACTGGCCCGCGGCAGGCTGA
- a CDS encoding isoprenylcysteine carboxyl methyltransferase family protein — MIALYVVVVGLTALERLAELVVSQRNARWSFERGGVESARGHFPAMVLLHTALLVACVVEVLVADRPFLPWLGWPALALVVASQALRWWCIATLGPRWNTRVVVVPGLPLVDRGPYRWFRHPNYVAVVVEGIALPLVHTAWVTALVFTVLNAVLLLRFRIPAEERALQAASAGG; from the coding sequence ATGATCGCCCTCTATGTCGTCGTCGTCGGGCTCACGGCCCTCGAGCGCCTCGCCGAGCTCGTGGTCTCCCAGCGCAACGCCCGCTGGTCCTTCGAGCGTGGGGGCGTGGAGAGCGCCCGCGGCCACTTCCCCGCCATGGTGCTGCTGCACACCGCCCTGCTCGTCGCCTGCGTCGTGGAGGTGCTGGTCGCGGACCGCCCCTTCCTGCCCTGGCTCGGGTGGCCCGCGCTGGCCCTCGTCGTGGCCAGCCAGGCCTTGCGCTGGTGGTGCATCGCCACGCTGGGCCCGCGCTGGAACACCCGGGTCGTCGTGGTGCCCGGGCTCCCCCTGGTGGACCGGGGCCCCTACCGCTGGTTCCGGCACCCGAACTACGTGGCCGTCGTGGTCGAGGGGATCGCGCTGCCCCTCGTGCACACCGCGTGGGTCACCGCGCTGGTGTTCACGGTGCTCAACGCGGTCCTGCTGCTGCGCTTCCGCATCCCGGCGGAGGAGCGCGCGCTGCAGGCCGCGTCCGCCGGGGGCTAG
- a CDS encoding ABC transporter ATP-binding protein gives MSVRGLRKTYRSFTLRQVVAVDRLDLTVPAGGVHAFLGPNGSGKTTTIRMLLGLVRPDAGTVHLFGTPVPSRLPDVVGRVGAVVENPRFVPGFSGRRNLRLLATAVDVPHARVEDVLERVGLRDRGQDQFRRYSLGMKQRLAIAATLLKDPDLLVFDEPTNGLDPAGIRDVRATMRRLADEGRTVLVSSHVLAEVEQVADTVSVVARGRLVAQGTVADLLAGGGAAVVRVGVADPGRAGALLTAAGWTVGRDGPVLLVTGAPGAAQVTEVLARGEVYAHEIGVVRRDLESVFLELTGAPVAVDAAGAGPTP, from the coding sequence GTGAGCGTGCGGGGGCTGCGCAAGACCTACCGCTCGTTCACGCTGCGCCAGGTCGTCGCGGTGGACCGTCTCGACCTGACCGTCCCGGCCGGGGGTGTGCACGCGTTCCTCGGCCCCAACGGCTCCGGCAAGACCACGACGATCCGCATGCTCCTGGGCCTCGTGCGCCCGGACGCGGGCACGGTGCACCTGTTCGGCACGCCCGTGCCGTCCCGGCTGCCGGACGTCGTCGGGCGCGTCGGTGCGGTCGTCGAGAACCCGAGGTTCGTGCCCGGCTTCTCGGGTCGACGCAACCTGCGGCTGCTCGCGACGGCGGTCGACGTGCCGCACGCGCGCGTGGAGGACGTCCTCGAGCGCGTCGGGCTGCGCGACCGCGGGCAGGACCAGTTCCGTCGCTACTCGCTGGGCATGAAGCAGCGGCTCGCCATCGCGGCGACCCTGCTCAAGGACCCCGACCTGCTGGTGTTCGACGAGCCGACGAACGGGCTCGACCCCGCCGGCATCCGCGACGTGCGCGCCACGATGCGCCGCCTCGCCGACGAGGGACGCACGGTGCTCGTCTCGAGCCACGTCCTGGCCGAGGTCGAGCAGGTCGCCGACACCGTCTCGGTCGTCGCCCGCGGGCGCCTCGTCGCGCAGGGCACGGTCGCTGACCTCCTCGCGGGGGGTGGTGCCGCCGTGGTGCGCGTCGGCGTGGCCGACCCCGGCCGGGCCGGGGCGCTGCTCACCGCGGCGGGCTGGACGGTCGGACGCGACGGCCCGGTGCTGCTGGTCACGGGGGCGCCGGGCGCCGCGCAGGTCACCGAGGTGCTGGCCCGCGGCGAGGTGTACGCGCACGAGATCGGTGTCGTGCGCCGCGACCTGGAGTCCGTGTTCCTCGAGCTCACGGGCGCGCCCGTCGCCGTCGACGCCGCGGGTGCGGGGCCGACGCCGTGA
- a CDS encoding pyridoxamine 5'-phosphate oxidase family protein, with the protein MGKVHENISERMRAWLLAQHVFFVATAPSGPDGHVNVSPKGIGGTFAVLDERTVAYVDLTASGSETIAHLRENGRITLMFCAFDGPPDIVRLHGRGRFVTLYDEGFEDLLGHFDGDVDESRGARAVIVVDVERVSDSCGYGVPLMEHRGERDLLPAYMARKGVDGRAAYRRLKNRTSLDGLPAFDMDPVAADG; encoded by the coding sequence ATGGGCAAGGTCCACGAGAACATCAGCGAGCGCATGCGGGCGTGGCTGCTCGCGCAGCACGTCTTCTTCGTCGCGACGGCCCCCAGCGGGCCCGACGGGCACGTCAACGTGTCGCCCAAGGGCATCGGCGGCACGTTCGCCGTGCTCGACGAGCGCACGGTCGCGTACGTCGACCTCACCGCGTCGGGCTCGGAGACCATCGCCCACCTGCGCGAGAACGGGCGCATCACGCTGATGTTCTGCGCGTTCGACGGCCCGCCGGACATCGTGCGCCTGCACGGGCGCGGCCGGTTCGTCACGCTGTACGACGAGGGCTTCGAGGACCTGCTGGGGCACTTCGACGGCGACGTCGACGAGTCCCGGGGTGCGCGGGCCGTGATTGTCGTCGACGTCGAGCGCGTCTCCGACTCGTGCGGCTACGGCGTCCCGCTCATGGAGCACCGCGGCGAGCGCGACCTGCTGCCGGCGTACATGGCCCGCAAGGGCGTCGACGGGCGGGCGGCATACCGCCGGCTCAAGAACCGCACGAGCCTCGACGGGCTGCCCGCGTTCGACATGGACCCGGTGGCCGCGGACGGGTGA
- a CDS encoding NAD(P)/FAD-dependent oxidoreductase → MDTDVLVVGGGPVGLAAAVEARRRGHEVVVLEPRPGTVDKACGEGLMPGALRLLQEWEIDPPGHPLAGISYRSPAGHVDHRFRGASGRGVRRTALHDALRERAAALGATTVTGRADDVRVTPRGVEVAGISARHLLACDGLHSTVRRLVGLEAPPPARRAGREDRRRYGLRRHYRLAPWTDLVEVHWSPVAELYVTPVGPDLVGVALLGPRGASLESALAALPELAARLEGATAGPVRGAGPLRQRSTRRTAGPVRLVGDASGYVDALTGEGLRVGFAQARAAVATLDDAAAYERAWWAATRDYRILTSALVAWAASPLRPALVPVARRSPALFAAAVERLAG, encoded by the coding sequence GTGGACACCGACGTGCTCGTCGTCGGGGGCGGGCCGGTCGGCCTCGCCGCCGCCGTCGAGGCACGCCGGCGCGGTCACGAGGTCGTCGTGCTCGAGCCGCGCCCGGGGACGGTCGACAAGGCCTGCGGCGAGGGCCTCATGCCCGGGGCCCTGCGGCTGCTGCAGGAGTGGGAGATCGACCCCCCCGGGCACCCGCTGGCAGGGATCAGCTACCGCTCACCGGCGGGGCACGTCGACCACCGCTTCCGGGGCGCGTCCGGACGCGGGGTGCGGCGCACCGCCCTGCACGACGCGCTCCGGGAGCGCGCCGCGGCGCTCGGCGCGACGACCGTGACCGGACGGGCCGACGACGTGCGGGTGACACCCCGGGGGGTCGAGGTGGCCGGCATCTCCGCACGCCACCTGCTCGCGTGCGACGGGCTGCACTCGACCGTCCGGCGCCTCGTGGGCCTGGAAGCCCCTCCCCCGGCACGTCGGGCGGGCCGCGAGGACCGCCGACGGTACGGCCTGCGGCGGCACTACCGGCTCGCCCCGTGGACGGACCTCGTGGAGGTGCACTGGTCACCCGTCGCCGAGCTGTACGTGACGCCCGTCGGTCCCGACCTGGTCGGGGTCGCGCTCCTCGGGCCGCGTGGTGCGTCCCTCGAGTCCGCCCTCGCGGCGCTGCCGGAGCTGGCCGCTCGCCTGGAGGGTGCGACGGCGGGCCCCGTCCGCGGGGCCGGTCCGCTGCGCCAGCGCAGCACGCGCCGCACCGCCGGTCCGGTCCGGCTCGTCGGCGACGCCTCGGGCTACGTCGACGCGCTGACCGGCGAGGGCCTGCGCGTCGGCTTCGCGCAGGCACGGGCCGCCGTGGCGACGCTCGACGACGCGGCGGCGTACGAGCGTGCGTGGTGGGCCGCCACCCGGGACTACCGCATCCTGACGTCCGCCCTCGTGGCCTGGGCCGCGTCGCCCCTGCGGCCCGCGCTCGTGCCGGTGGCGCGCCGGTCCCCCGCGCTGTTCGCCGCCGCGGTGGAGCGACTCGCCGGGTGA
- a CDS encoding glycoside hydrolase family 13 protein produces the protein MTFTVDDAPWWTGAVVYQIYPRSFQDSDGDGVGDLRGVLQRVDHLAELGVDVVWFSPVYRSPQDDNGYDISDYQDVDPLFGTLEDLDEVVAALHARGMKVVMDLVVNHTSDEHPWFVESRASLDSPKRDWYWWRPARAGMEVGAPGAEPTNWGSFFSGPAWELDEATGEYYLHLFSRKQPDLNWENPQVREAVYAMMRWWLDRGVDGFRMDVINLISKVVAADGSLADGPVRSGALGDGSEQYVHGPRLHEFLREMHHAVFDGRRDGLLLVGETPGVTVDDAVRFTDPARLELDMVFTFEHVGLDHGPGGKYDPVPLDLRDLKAVLGRWQAGLAETGWNSLYWDNHDQPRIVSRFGDDGEHRRASATMLATVLHLHRGTPYVYQGEELGMTNAHLRSFDDYRDIEALRYVEQTRALGHVSDDRVLEGLAAMGRDNARTPVQWDASEHAGFTTGEPWLPVNPNHRHVNAEAERADPSSVFHHYRRLIALRHEDATVRLGDFTMLLPEHRWVYAFTRSLDGDALLVLGNFSPDEQQVDVDAAWDGADVVLGNVPAPAVPDGGSVRLAGWEAVVLRRRA, from the coding sequence ATGACCTTCACCGTCGACGACGCCCCCTGGTGGACCGGTGCGGTCGTCTACCAGATCTACCCGCGGTCCTTCCAGGACTCCGACGGCGACGGCGTGGGTGACCTGCGCGGGGTGCTGCAGCGCGTCGACCACCTGGCGGAGCTGGGTGTGGACGTCGTGTGGTTCTCCCCGGTGTACCGCAGCCCGCAGGACGACAACGGCTACGACATCAGCGACTACCAGGACGTCGACCCGCTGTTCGGCACGCTGGAGGACCTCGACGAGGTCGTCGCCGCGCTGCACGCGCGCGGCATGAAGGTCGTGATGGACCTCGTCGTCAACCACACGAGCGACGAGCACCCCTGGTTCGTCGAGTCGCGCGCGTCGCTCGACTCGCCGAAGCGCGACTGGTACTGGTGGCGGCCCGCGCGCGCGGGCATGGAGGTCGGGGCACCGGGCGCCGAGCCGACCAACTGGGGATCGTTCTTCTCCGGCCCCGCCTGGGAGCTCGACGAGGCGACGGGCGAGTACTACCTGCACCTGTTCAGCCGCAAGCAGCCCGACCTCAACTGGGAGAACCCGCAGGTCCGCGAGGCGGTCTACGCGATGATGCGCTGGTGGCTCGACCGGGGGGTCGACGGCTTCCGGATGGACGTCATCAACCTGATCTCGAAGGTCGTCGCGGCGGACGGGTCGCTCGCGGACGGGCCGGTGAGGTCGGGGGCGCTGGGGGACGGGTCGGAGCAGTACGTCCACGGGCCCCGTCTGCACGAGTTCCTCCGGGAGATGCACCACGCGGTGTTCGACGGTCGCCGTGACGGGCTGCTGCTCGTGGGCGAGACCCCGGGCGTGACCGTCGACGACGCCGTCCGGTTCACCGACCCTGCGCGCCTCGAGCTCGACATGGTGTTCACGTTCGAGCACGTCGGCCTGGACCACGGACCGGGCGGCAAGTACGACCCGGTCCCGCTCGACCTGCGGGACCTCAAGGCCGTGCTCGGCCGCTGGCAGGCCGGCCTCGCCGAGACGGGCTGGAACTCCCTGTACTGGGACAACCACGACCAGCCGCGGATCGTGTCGCGCTTCGGCGACGACGGCGAGCACCGCCGCGCGTCGGCCACCATGCTCGCCACGGTGCTGCACCTGCACCGCGGCACGCCGTACGTCTACCAGGGCGAGGAGCTCGGGATGACGAACGCGCACCTGCGCTCGTTCGACGACTACCGCGACATCGAGGCGCTGCGGTACGTCGAGCAGACGCGTGCGCTCGGGCACGTGAGCGACGACCGGGTGCTCGAGGGCCTCGCGGCGATGGGCCGCGACAACGCCCGCACGCCCGTGCAGTGGGACGCCTCGGAGCACGCGGGCTTCACGACGGGCGAGCCGTGGCTCCCGGTCAACCCGAACCACCGGCACGTGAACGCCGAGGCGGAGCGCGCCGACCCGTCCTCGGTGTTCCACCACTACCGCCGTCTGATCGCGCTGCGGCACGAGGACGCGACCGTGCGCCTCGGCGACTTCACGATGCTGCTCCCCGAGCACCGGTGGGTGTACGCGTTCACGCGCTCCCTCGACGGCGACGCGCTGCTGGTCCTGGGCAACTTCTCGCCGGACGAGCAGCAGGTCGACGTCGATGCGGCGTGGGACGGCGCCGACGTCGTCCTGGGCAACGTGCCCGCGCCCGCTGTGCCGGACGGCGGGAGTGTCCGGCTCGCGGGATGGGAGGCCGTGGTGCTGCGCCGCCGGGCATAG
- a CDS encoding serine/threonine-protein kinase, whose product MDDDERWAPAPARTTRPEVDLGLPGYTDVREVARGGDSVVYRARQPALHRDVAIKVLLETDPATVARFARELEITVRLGRQHPHVVTVLDTVTTAQGHPCLVMDFHDLGSLHDRLRSHGPLPVAEVVAAGTAVADALAFAHAHGVLHRDVKPQNVLVLPTSYVLTDFGIARMADAGHTASLERFSYRHASPQVLDGLEPTAADDVWSLGSTLFTLLDGRAPFAAPDPADDTALGYLRRVRTGERRPLGRTDVPDGLRAIVRRCLAPARDDRYAAAEDVHAALLALPTETRSWSPGAPADAATTSTPVRGTRAVTAAHRPDPVPPAPAPAPPLDQPPVAPVHADDDRSLAPSALSLLGAPAAVAPVDDEVTGLHPAAAAAQGAGPAGAPPGRRRPAWVPVAAFMGGAVLLGSAVGVAVTMWAATQRTASAVPTPSAAPTVVDVPQHDGPLPTPTGPEQAPVSDPSITPTELAVVDNGTSLDVSWTDPSAGAATFVVVGPYAQDPQGAPVVRAAAGVTDVTLEGVDPQAAQVCVAVVAIVEADVDRQGVSEEECRTR is encoded by the coding sequence ATGGACGACGACGAGCGGTGGGCACCCGCGCCGGCGCGGACGACCCGGCCCGAGGTCGACCTCGGGCTGCCCGGGTACACCGACGTGCGCGAGGTCGCGCGCGGGGGCGACTCCGTGGTGTACCGGGCGCGGCAGCCGGCGCTGCACCGCGACGTCGCGATCAAGGTGCTGCTCGAGACGGACCCCGCGACGGTCGCCCGGTTCGCGCGCGAGCTCGAGATCACCGTGCGGCTGGGCCGGCAGCACCCCCACGTCGTGACGGTCCTCGACACCGTGACGACCGCCCAGGGCCACCCGTGCCTCGTCATGGACTTCCACGACCTCGGCTCCCTGCACGACCGCCTCCGGAGCCACGGCCCGCTGCCGGTCGCGGAGGTCGTCGCCGCGGGGACGGCCGTGGCCGACGCCCTGGCGTTCGCGCACGCCCACGGCGTCCTGCACCGTGACGTCAAGCCGCAGAACGTGCTCGTGCTGCCCACGTCCTACGTGCTGACCGACTTCGGGATCGCGCGCATGGCCGACGCCGGCCACACCGCGTCGCTCGAGCGGTTCAGCTACCGGCACGCGTCCCCGCAGGTGCTCGACGGCCTCGAGCCGACCGCCGCCGACGACGTCTGGTCGCTGGGCTCGACGCTCTTCACCCTGCTCGACGGGCGGGCCCCCTTCGCGGCCCCGGACCCCGCGGACGACACCGCGCTGGGCTACCTGCGGCGCGTCCGCACCGGTGAGCGCCGCCCGCTGGGGCGCACCGACGTGCCCGACGGGCTGCGCGCCATCGTCCGACGCTGCCTCGCGCCCGCGCGCGACGACCGGTACGCCGCCGCCGAGGACGTGCACGCCGCCCTGCTGGCGCTGCCCACCGAGACGCGCTCGTGGTCCCCCGGGGCGCCGGCGGACGCCGCCACGACGTCGACCCCGGTCCGTGGCACGCGCGCCGTGACCGCCGCGCACCGACCCGACCCGGTGCCGCCCGCGCCGGCTCCTGCGCCACCGCTCGACCAGCCGCCCGTGGCGCCCGTGCACGCCGACGACGACCGGTCGCTCGCCCCGTCCGCTCTCTCGCTGCTGGGCGCACCCGCAGCCGTCGCCCCGGTCGACGACGAGGTCACGGGCCTGCACCCGGCCGCGGCAGCCGCGCAGGGCGCAGGGCCCGCGGGTGCACCTCCCGGTCGTCGGCGTCCCGCGTGGGTGCCCGTGGCGGCCTTCATGGGCGGGGCGGTGCTGCTCGGCAGCGCCGTGGGCGTCGCGGTCACGATGTGGGCGGCGACGCAGCGCACGGCCTCGGCCGTCCCGACGCCGAGCGCTGCTCCCACGGTCGTCGACGTCCCCCAGCACGACGGGCCGCTGCCCACGCCGACCGGACCCGAGCAGGCCCCGGTCTCGGACCCGTCGATCACTCCCACCGAGCTCGCCGTGGTGGACAACGGCACGAGCCTGGACGTGAGCTGGACGGACCCCAGCGCCGGCGCCGCCACGTTCGTCGTCGTCGGCCCGTACGCGCAGGACCCCCAGGGCGCACCCGTCGTCCGGGCGGCGGCGGGCGTCACGGACGTCACCCTCGAGGGCGTCGACCCGCAGGCCGCACAGGTCTGCGTGGCCGTGGTCGCGATCGTCGAGGCCGACGTCGATCGCCAGGGCGTGTCCGAGGAGGAGTGCCGCACCCGGTGA
- a CDS encoding UbiA family prenyltransferase codes for MPDASTTDPLPVGPAAPSRRAQAVALAQACHLGPTVVVTALCTALAVAIDARGGTVLLVLGVVLAGQLSIGWSNDWLDAERDRAVGRTDKPVVAGAVTPRTLRTAALVALASSVVISLPAGPAAVLAHAVAVAMGWAYNLGLKATAASWVPYAVAFALFPSFVVLAGPDDAVPAGWLVSVGALLGVGAHLANVMPDLEDDAATGVRGLPHRLGRRVTGVLAPTVLAVAVVVAVLGPPGPPGAVPLVVGVVAVAVAVAAGTAGLLRARSRLPFTLALVVAALCVVVLVFGGARGMAA; via the coding sequence GTGCCCGACGCCTCGACGACCGACCCCCTGCCGGTGGGCCCGGCGGCCCCGTCCCGGCGCGCGCAGGCGGTGGCCCTGGCGCAGGCGTGCCACCTCGGTCCGACGGTCGTGGTGACGGCGCTGTGCACGGCCCTGGCCGTCGCGATCGACGCCCGGGGCGGCACGGTGCTCCTGGTGCTCGGTGTCGTCCTGGCCGGTCAGCTCTCGATCGGCTGGTCGAACGACTGGCTGGACGCCGAGCGCGACCGGGCCGTCGGACGGACGGACAAGCCGGTCGTCGCCGGGGCCGTGACCCCCCGCACGCTGCGCACGGCCGCCCTGGTCGCCCTGGCGTCGAGCGTGGTGATCTCGCTGCCGGCCGGTCCCGCGGCGGTGCTCGCCCACGCGGTGGCGGTCGCGATGGGGTGGGCCTACAACCTCGGCCTCAAGGCCACCGCGGCGTCGTGGGTGCCGTACGCGGTCGCGTTCGCGCTGTTCCCGTCCTTCGTCGTCCTGGCGGGGCCGGACGACGCCGTGCCGGCGGGGTGGCTGGTGAGCGTCGGTGCGCTGCTCGGCGTGGGGGCGCACCTGGCCAACGTCATGCCCGACCTGGAGGACGACGCCGCCACCGGTGTCCGGGGGCTGCCGCACCGGCTGGGGCGCCGGGTCACCGGCGTGCTGGCGCCGACCGTGCTCGCGGTGGCCGTCGTGGTCGCCGTGCTGGGGCCGCCCGGCCCGCCGGGTGCGGTGCCGCTCGTCGTCGGCGTGGTGGCCGTCGCGGTCGCGGTGGCCGCCGGGACGGCCGGCCTGCTGCGTGCGCGCAGCAGGCTGCCGTTCACCCTCGCGCTGGTCGTGGCGGCGCTCTGCGTCGTCGTGCTGGTGTTCGGCGGCGCCCGCGGCATGGCGGCGTGA